The Meriones unguiculatus strain TT.TT164.6M chromosome 1, Bangor_MerUng_6.1, whole genome shotgun sequence genome has a segment encoding these proteins:
- the LOC110559313 gene encoding splicing factor YJU2-like, protein MSERKVLNKYYPPDFDPSKIPKLKLPKDRQYVVRLMAPFNMRCKTCGEYIYRGKKFNARKETVQNEAYLGLPIFRFYIKCTRCLAEITFKTDPENTDYTMEHGATRNFQAEKLLEEEERRVQKEREDEELNNPMKVLENRTKDAKLEMEVLENLQELKDLNQRQAHVDFEAMLLQHRLSQEQQRQHQQEEDERETAALLEEARHCRLLEDSDSEDEAPPSRPLAAARLNPKAILDKVPKAKRKAEGLGSRAQLASMVVLKKVKMEANGDSEQVQVPAVGAPESRKASDPTPQTPGASSLSQLGAYGDSEDSDS, encoded by the coding sequence ATGTCTGAGCGGAAAGTTTTAAACAAATACTACCCACCTGACTTTGACCCATCGAAGATCCCCAAACTCAAGCTACCCAAGGACCGGCAGTATGTGGTGCGGCTGATGGCCCCCTTCAACATGAGGTGTAAGACATGTGGCGAATACATCTACAGGGGGAAAAAGTTCAACGCGCGCAAGGAAACTGTCCAGAACGAGGCGTACCTGGGCCTGCCCATCTTCCGCTTCTACATCAAGTGCACGCGCTGCTTGGCCGAGATCACCTTCAAGACAGACCCAGAGAACACTGACTATACCATGGAGCATGGGGCCACACGCAACTTCCAGGCCGAGAAGcttctggaggaggaggagaggcggGTGCAGAAGGAGCGTGAGGATGAAGAGCTCAACAACCCCATGAAGGTGCTAGAAAACCGCACCAAGGACGCAAAGCTGGAGATGGAGGTGCTGGAAAACCTGCAGGAGCTGAAGGACCTGAACCAGCGGCAGGCCCATGTGGACTTCGAGGCCATGCTGTTGCAGCACCGCCTGTCACAGGAGCAGCAGAGACAGCATCAGCAGGAGGAGGATGAGCGTGAGACTGctgccttgctggaggaggctCGCCACTGTAGGCTTTTAGAGGATTCTGACTCAGAGGACGAGGCTCCACCTTCCCGACCATTGGCAGCTGCAAGACTCAACCCCAAGGCCATCCTCGACAAGGTTCCAAAGGCCAAAAGGAAGGCAGAAGGCTTAGGCAGCAGGGCACAGCTGGCGTCCATGGTTGTGCTAAAGAAGGTGAAGATGGAAGCCAACGGGGACTCAGAGCAAGTCCAGGTGCCGGCCGTGGGTGCCCCGGAGAGCAGGAAGGCATCTGACCCCACACCACAGACACCTGGTGCCTCCTCCCTGAGCCAGCTGGGTGCATATGGAGACAGCGAGGACAGTGACAGCTGa